The Henckelia pumila isolate YLH828 chromosome 2, ASM3356847v2, whole genome shotgun sequence genome includes a window with the following:
- the LOC140880740 gene encoding glutaredoxin gives MGSILSSSVSREEIQMALAKAKQIVASNPVVVFSKTYCGYCTRVKQLFSQLQVTYKVIELDQESDGDAIQAALAEWTGQRTVPNVFIGDKHIGGSDVVLEKHEQGKLVPMLSEAGAVPKHTIQ, from the exons ATGGGATCCATTTTGAGTTCAAGCGTGAGCAGAGAGGAGATACAGATGGCTCTCGCCAAAGCTAAGCAGATTGTTGCCTCCAACCCTGTTGTTGTCTTCAG CAAGACTTACTGTGGGTACTGCACGAGAGTGAAGCAGCTGTTTTCCCAGTTACAAGTAACTTATAAAGTGATTGAACTTGATCAAGAAA GCGATGGCGACGCAATTCAAGCTGCGTTAGCAGAGTGGACGGGGCAGAGAACCGTCCCCAATGTTTTCATAGGTGACAAACACATTGGCGGTTCCGATG TGGTGCTCGAGAAACATGAGCAAGGGAAGCTTGTTCCTATGCTGTCTGAAGCTGGTGCCGTACCAAAACATACTATTCAGTAG